From the genome of Populus trichocarpa isolate Nisqually-1 chromosome 15, P.trichocarpa_v4.1, whole genome shotgun sequence, one region includes:
- the LOC18105832 gene encoding RING-H2 finger protein ATL48, which yields MLKKNLIESQKESKLMEKMGTAEPNFEQLFEEKKRVRNPLVPVGALMTAGVLTAGLISFRRGNSQLGQVLMRARVVVQGATVALMVGTAFYYGDNPWKKPS from the exons atgttaaaaaagaatttaatagaGAGtcagaaagaaagcaaattaatgGAGAAGATGGGCACGGCAGAACCCAACTTTGAACAACTATTCGAGGAGAAGAAGCGCGTCAGGAACCCCCTCGTTCCCGTCG GTGCACTTATGACGGCAGGAGTTCTCACAGCTGGCTTAATCAGTTTCAGGCGAGGCAATTCTCAATTGGGTCAGGTGTTAATGAGAGCTCGGGTGGTTGTCCAAGGGGCTACTGTGGCCCTTATGGTTGGCACTGCTTTCTACTATGGGGATAACCCATGGAAAAAACCAAGTTAG
- the LOC112324312 gene encoding uncharacterized protein LOC112324312: protein MKPRSFIPDFFSFITYKHGVEWVKAMRLRKGFGMDIDWQLFSLSLLLHCFQVVSKEAPSFKPCSSLITLGVNPIYSSSGQVAPSSAREGQALLPSEEDLTEGHISPSRLEEETRRGNACCKVPMGIPTFQHTCYHDVACFVSSSYFLSKPLIWYLVIGTVNKRS from the exons ATGAAACCCAGAAGCTTTATCCCAGACTTTTTCTCCTTTATAACATACAAGCATGGTGTAGAGTGGGTGAAGGCCATGAGATTGAGGAAGGGGTTTGGAATGGATATCGATTGGCAG CTCTTTTCCCTGAGTCTCTTACTTCATTGCTTTCAAGTGGTTTCCAAAGAAG cACCGAGCTTCAAACCATGTTCATCTCTAATTACTTTAGGAGTCAACCCAATATACTCCAGTTCAGGTCAAGTAGCTCCAAG TAGCGCCAGGGAAGGCCAGGCGCTCCTCCCATCCGAGGAGGATCTAACAGAAGGGCATATTTCGCCATCAAGACTAGAAGAGGAGACTAGAAGAGGCAACGCCTGCTGCAAAGTGCCAATGGGCATTCCCACCTTCCAGCACACAt GTTATCATGATGTTGCTTGCTTTGTTTCCTCCAGTTATTTTCTTTCCAAACCCTTAATTTGGTATTTGGTTATAGGAACAGTCAACAAGCGGTCATAG
- the LOC7453757 gene encoding protease Do-like 9, translating to MGSDGKRKKRGRKSKTQTTLDPTTPTLNDEVFSVNNVEIVNSTTPTSANHLENRRGRPKKRPKHSPEKPPPLTNGEIGVATPVEGVARVLPAMDAVVKVFCVHTEPNFSLPWQRKRQYSSSSSGFVIRGRRVLTNAHSVEHYTQVKLKKRGSDTKYLATVLAIGTECDIALLTVNDDEFWEGVSPVEFGELPALQDAVTVVGYPIGGDTISVTSGVVSRIEILSYVHGSTELLGLQIDAAINSGNSGGPAFNDKGECVGIAFQSLKHEDAENIGYVIPTPVIKHFIQDYEKNGAYTGFPFLGIEWQKMENPDLRMAMGMKPDQKGVRIRRVDPTALESEVLQPSDIILSFDGVDIANDGTVPFRHGERIGFSYLISQKYTGDNAAIKVLRNSKTLEFVIKLSTHRRLIPPHVKGKPPSYYIIAGFVFTTVSVPYLRSEYGKEYEFEAPVKLLDKLLHSMPQSPDEQMVVVSQVLVADINIGYEDIVNTQVLAFNGKPVKNLKSLANMVENCDDEFLKFDLEYDQIVVLRMKTAKEATVDILTTHCIPSAISDDLKP from the exons ATGGGCAGTGATGGAAAACGGAAGAAACGAGGCCGCAAATCTAAAACCCAAACAACCCTAGATCCCACGACACCCACCTTAAACGACGAGGTTTTCTCCGTCAACAATGTCGAAATTGTGAATTCCACCACCCCAACCAGCGCCAATCACCTCGAAAACCGCCGCGGCCGCCCTAAGAAGCGACCAAAGCACTCACCAGAGAAGCCCCCGCCATTAACTAATGGGGAGATTGGGGTTGCGACACCGGTGGAAGGCGTGGCGAGGGTGTTGCCGGCGATGGATGCGGTGGTAAAGGTGTTTTGTGTGCATACGGAGCCGAATTTCTCGCTTCCGTGGCAGAGGAAGAGGCAGTATAGTTCGAGTAGTAGTGGGTTTGTTATTCGAGGGAGGAGGGTTTTGACTAATGCACACTCTGTGGAGCATTATACACAGGTTAAGCTTAAAAAGCGTGGCTCTGATACTAAGTATTTGGCTACTGTTCTTGCTATCGGAACCGAATGTGATATTG CCTTGCTAACAGTCAATGATGATGAGTTCTGGGAAGGGGTATCACCTGTTGAGTTTGGAGAATTGCCTGCTCTTCAAGATGCTGTAACTGTCGTTGGTTACCCAATCGGAGGGGACACAATTTCTGTGACAAGTGGTGTTGTATCACGGATAGAGATCCTATCTTATGTCCATGGATCCACAGAGCTTTTGGGTTTGCAA ATAGATGCTGCTATAAACTCCGGAAATTCTGGTGGTCCTGCCTTTAATGATAAAGGTGAATGTGTGGGCATTGCGTTTCAGTCCCTTAAACATGAAGATGCTGAGAATATAGGGTATGTTATACCAACACCGGTCATCAAGCACTTCATCCAAGATTATGAGAAGAATGGAGCCTACACAG GATTTCCATTTCTTGGGATTGAATGGCAGAAGATGGAAAATCCAGATTTGCGTATGGCAATGGGTATGAAACCTGATCAGAAGGGTGTTCGTATCAGAAGAGTTGATCCCACTGCTCTAGAATCTGAAGTCTTGCAGCCATCAGACATTATTCTCAGCTTTGATGGGGTAGATATTGCTAATGATGGAACAG TTCCCTTTCGGCATGGTGAGCGCATTGGCTTCAGCTATCTTATCTCTCAAAAGTATACCGGGGATAATGCAGCGATCAAAGTTCTTCGGAATTCTAAGACTCTAGAATTTGTCATCAAACTCTCAACTCACAGAAGGCTAATTCCTCCACATGTGAAGGGAAAACCTCCATCCTATTATATCATTGCAGGATTTGTATTCACGACAGTTTCTGTTCCTTATCTTCGTTCTGAG TATGGCAAAGAATATGAATTTGAAGCTCCTGTCAAACTTTTGGACAAACTTTTGCATTCAATGCCACAATCCCCAGATGAGCAGATGGTTGTGGTTTCTCAG GTGCTTGTGGCTGACATTAATATTGGGTACGAGGACATCGTTAACACTCAG GTTCTTGCTTTCAATGGTAAGCCAGTGAAGAATTTGAAGAGCTTGGCCAACATGGTCGAGAATTGTGACGACGAGTTTCTGAAATTTGATCTAGAATATGACCAG ATAGTTGTTCTCCGTATGAAGACTGCTAAGGAAGCTACTGTAGATATTCTTACCACACACTGCATACCTTCTGCAATTTCTGATGATCTTAAGCCATGA
- the LOC7457717 gene encoding WAT1-related protein At3g28050, whose product MGVKSVLLNLLPFAAMVMVECLDVGLTTLSKAAMSKGMSQFVFVVYSNALATLILLPSLIFYRTKRPPVTYSLLCKFFLLSLVGITLMQNCVFTGVSYSSPTLASAMGQLIPAFTFLLAVIFRMEKLDWRSSRSRIKIMGTLVSVSGALTITLYKGPAIGAITTQSNPDPIPSIMSTANSWIIGGLFLVTADLCVSIFTTLQAAILKEYPSEMAMVSFLCLFGTIQSSIVSLIAERNPNAWKLRPDIELISIIYSAVVGSVVTFGVTAWCIRKKGPVFVAIFKPVGIATAAFLGVIFLGDTLHVGSIVGAIIIVAGFYGVIWAQSKEDEHSKVNRPRNLQSLSQKTPLLESHMNA is encoded by the exons ATGGGAGTAAAGTCTGTCTTGTTAAATTTGCTGCCATTTGCAGCCATGGTGATGGTGGAATGCCTTGATGTTGGTTTGACCACACTGAGCAAAGCAGCCATGTCCAAAGGGATGAGCCAATTTGTCTTTGTTGTTTACTCTAATGCTCTTGCCACTCTTATCTTGTTACCTTCTTTAATCTTCTACAG AACAAAGAGACCACCAGTCACCTACTCCCTCCTCTGCAAGTTCTTCCTCCTTAGCCTTGTTGG GATTACTTTGATGCAGAATTGTGTGTTCACTGGTGTAAGCTACAGTTCTCCTACCCTTGCTTCTGCTATGGGCCAACTAATCCCTGCCTTCACTTTCTTGCTTGCTGTTATCTTcag GATGGAAAAGCTAGATTGGAGAAGCTCAAGAAGTCGGATCAAAATCATGGGCACACTGGTATCAGTTTCAGGAGCTTTGACTATAACCTTGTACAAGGGCCCTGCAATAGGTGCCATAACTACCCAATCAAATCCTGATCCAATCCCTTCCATCATGTCAACAGCAAATTCTTGGATCATAGGAGGCCTCTTCCTTGTAACTGCTGATTTATGCGTTTCAATATTTACTACTCTTCAG GCAGCAATTTTAAAAGAGTACCCTTCAGAGATGGCCATGGTCTCCTTCCTCTGCCTCTTTGGGACGATTCAAAGTTCAATAGTTTCCTTGATTGCAGAGCGGAATCCAAATGCTTGGAAACTGAGGCCTGATATTGAGCTCATCTCCATCATCTATTCA GCTGTGGTTGGCAGTGTGGTGACGTTTGGTGTAACAGCATGGTGCATACGCAAGAAGGGGCCTGTTTTTGTGGCCATTTTTAAACCTGTGGGGATTGCTACTGCTGCGTTTCTGGGTGTTATCTTTCTTGGCGACACACTTCATGTTGGAAG TATTGTTGGAGCAATTATAATTGTTGCCGGTTTCTATGGAGTGATTTGGGCACAATCCAAAGAGGACGAACATAGTAAAGTAAACAGACCCAGAAACCTACAATCACTGTCACAGAAGACTCCTCTCTTGGAGAGCCATATGAACGCCTAA